The region AAATTCACGCCAACGAGACTCGTTGAGGAAACTGGCGTGCCAGCGCTGGGCATAGAACAGGAGACTGGGTACGACTTAGGCTGCTGCGAGAAAGCGAATACCCAGCTAACTACTGCCAAAGCAACGCATATTGCTGCGACCGCAATGTAAGGCAGGGGTGCTTTTCGAGGCATCTTGCGTGACGTACCGGTGCTCATACGCTTCGATGTTAGTGCTAAGGCAGCCGAGACGGCTAAAAAGGCTTTTCGACCTGGAGAGATGACAGATTGAGTGAATTGGCTTAATATCCGCACAGAAATGTTAAAAGCCGGCGCAAATATTCGTCTCGGCGCACCGCAATGAAGTCGAGCCAAATTCACCTGGTCGGAGAGTGGAAAGTAGGTTAGAGAGATGCCCGTTGATTACGATGCCCCGCGAGGACGCGAAGCGGAAGAGATCGAAGCCGATTCCCTCGAAGGACTGCAGGCAGCGGCCGCGGATAAGGAAATCGACGACACGGACGACGGGGAAATTGTAGAGCCCTTCGAGCTGGCGATCGCCGATATCTCCGGCGAGGAGTTCGATATCGATGTCGCTCCAAAAGGTGCGGACGAATTCACCTGCGGATCTTGCTTTATGGTGATGCACCGCTCGATGATTGCAATTGATAATGGTGACGGCTTCCCAATTTGCAAGGACTGCGCCTAGCTTGAGTTTGCTCGTAGACCCCAGAAGCCCGACAAATACTGTCTGTGGGGCAGACAGAGCAGGGCTGGGGTTTTCGAGATTTTAGGGCAAGAAGGTTTCCAGTAACTTTTCTGGATTCCTGGTGGAAACGAGCCAATACGGGGTCGGGTCGTCCGGATCATCGAGTACGAGAAGTACCATGGCCGGAATCCAGGTGTGGGTTACGAGGAAGGCTGCCGGATCTAGCTGCCGTCCGAGTGCGTTGCGCTGAGCGGACTTCGGCACAACGAGTGACTTTTCGACTACAGAGGCCGGCAGAACAGCAGAACCGGCGTGCAGCCAGCGTTCGCCCGTCGGATCAACCTCGACAGAAACCCTTGTCTTGGACATCGCCAGGAGAATCCAGATTCCCACCGCATAGCAGATGATGCCGCCCACGAAGAGCCAGATAGGCGAGCGATTAAAACCGATTTGAGCAGTACACACGAAGGCGCCTACCGCGCCGATTACCCAATACCACCAAGGCACCCAAAGTTTCTCGGAATAGGCGATTGTAGAACCCCGGCCAACATCTGCCCCGGGTGCAACTGGATTCTGCTTGTTTTCGTTTCCACTCACAGAACTTCATTCTAGGCTACGGATAGACTGATGCTGCGGACGACCGCCGCTGAGTGCAATCTTTACAACTGCGATGGAGAAAATAGGAAGTGAACCCGAACATTTCAGGATACGAGCCAGTGAAGGTCAAGAAACTCGTCGACGACGCAGTCATTCCGCAGCGGGCCCATCACGACGACGCGGGAGTCGACCTCAGCGCTATCGAGCCAGTTACGCTCCGCCCGGGGCGGCGTGCACTGGTAGGCACCGGGATTGCCATCGCCTTGCCGGCTGGAACGGTGGGACTCGTGCACCCGCGTTCGGGTCTCGCGTTCAAAAAGGGGCTTTCAATCGTTAACGCTCCTGGAACCGTCGACGCCGGGTATCGGGGAGAGATTAAGGTCTGCCTAATAAACCTGGATCCCGAAGAAGACATTGTCATCGCAAAGGGCGACCGCATTGCCCAACTTGTTGTGCAAAAGGTTGAACTGACGCCATTCGAAGAAGTGGACAGCCTTGACGAGACCGAACGTGGCGAAGGCGGACACGGGTCGACGGGCGTCGATTCTCCCCTGTAGGTTTAGAAGCAAATACTTGAAAAATTTGGGTCCAGAAGAAAAATCGGGCTGAGGAGTAAATAGAAGTCATGTGGCCATTTGGTAAAAAGTCGGAGGGATCGGCGAAAGACGCTGCTGAAGTGGCATCTGATAATCAAAACCCCGTAGCGCAGTCAGCCGTATTGCAGGAAAGCGACGCGACTGCGGAGATGAAGCAGGCCCCCGGAACCACAGACTCGATGTATTCCTTGGAGACCGTTCCTGGAGCGGAAGACGCAGAGATGCCACGACTGACGAAGTCCGGTGGCGGTCCTTTTGATGTCGAGGACGCTCACCCGGACCAGTACGATTTCTCGGACTTCGCTAAGGCCCGGCTGAACCTGGGGTCCGTTCTACTTCCAATCCCGCACGAAGGCGATATCCAGGTGGAAATGGGTCCGCAGGGCCCGACAATGCTGCATGTTGCTACTCAGTTCGGCCGGGTGACGCCAGTGGCATTTGCCGCTCCGACATCTGGTGGCCTGTGGGAGTCTTCCGCACAAGAGATTCGCGAAGGCCTGGAGAAAGACGGCCTCGAAGCAGACGTCGAACGTGGCCCGTGGGGCACCGAGGTTATCGGTCGTACCGGAGACATGGAGATGCGCATCATCGGAGCTGACGGCTACCGCTGGATGCTGCGCATGACCGCGTCGGGTCCAGCCGAACACGCGCAAGCGCTCGCTCACGTGGCACGCGGAATTCTAGCGCGCAGTTTTGTTTCCCGGGGAGAGGACCCGATGCCGGCAGGCCAGGCGCTGCCCGTCACGCTTCCTTCCGCTATGGCGGAACAAATTCGCGCTGCTTACCAGCAGCAGACTGCCGCAGCTCAGAACCCGGGTGAAGTGCCCGGCGCTCAGGGTATTAATCCCGACGGATCGACGAACTAATTGGCCTTCGCCAGTGTGGCACCATTTGAGAAAGCACGCTAAGTGATTATTGAGGCTAGGGTCGATCGGCCTGCCGCGGGCGGAGAATTCATCGCGCTTTACGACGGGCGAATCGTCCTCATTAAGGGTGGCATTCCGGGCGAAACCGTACGAATTCGCATCGCCAACCCGGATGCCAAACTATGGCGTGGCGATGTCGTGGAAGTACTCGAAGCGTCCGCGGGCAGGGTAGAGCAGCCTTGCGCTGCGGCGAAGGCTGGGGCCGGCTGTTGCGATTGGGGCTTTATCTCGCCGGTTTTCGCGTCCGATATTAAGGGAGAAATCGTTCTGGATTGTCTGCGGCGTCTCGGACGCTTCGATTCTGACTCGCTGCCCGAAATTGCGGTGAGAGCCCTCGCTCCAGCTGAGCACTGGAGGACACGCGTCCGACTGGGAGTAGACCACCTTGGACGCGCTGGAATTCGAAAGGCCGCATCTCAAGAACTGGTTATAGGACGAGACTGCGCCCAGGCCGACGAACGGCTGCTGGAAGGTCTTGACCGGCCGGGTTCGGTACTGCTCGAGCAGTCGGCTGGTAAGAGCCGCAGGCATCGTAAACCAGGTGAACTGCATGTGGCTATAGATACAGAGGGGCACCGCAGCGCTGTCCATGTACAGGGTAACGGTCGGCACAGGCGTCAGCGTGTCATTGAAGGCGGTGCCTCGTTGAAGGAGAACATCCACGGCATCACCTTCGATATTCCGACGACTGGGTTTTGGCAGGCGCACAGAGCCGCTCCAGCCTACTACACCGACAGAGTAGCGGAGCTTTTGGCGCCGTTTGAGCCCAGAATTGGTTGGGACCTCTACGGTGGGTCAGGCGTTCTTGCTGCAGGCCTACTCACAGCGATGGGCTATCCGGAAAATTCTGAGGTCAGTGTTGTTTCCGTGGAGAATTACGCCGCATCGTCGGCGGCCGGGCGCAAAGCTTTTGCAGGTTACCCTGTCGAGTTCGTGACAGGGGAAGTTGCCGGCGCAGCCCGAAAACTCGCCGCAGAGGCGAAAGCGGAGCACTGCTCGGTCGATGTAGTAGTTCTCGATCCGCCCCGTTCAGGTGCTGGTAACGAGGCCGTGGCGGCGATAGCGTCGGCAAGCCCGAAAGCTGTAGTGCACATTGGCTGCGACCCGGCGACCTTCGCGCGGGATGCTCGATTCTGGGCCGACGCAGGATATCGGATGACTCGCCTAGAGGCGGTCGATGCCTTTCCACTTACGCACCACGTGGAGACTATTTCTCTGTGGGAGCGCAAGGTATAGGCCGACTGATAGCTCGAG is a window of Corynebacterium lactis RW2-5 DNA encoding:
- a CDS encoding DUF4193 family protein, which encodes MPVDYDAPRGREAEEIEADSLEGLQAAAADKEIDDTDDGEIVEPFELAIADISGEEFDIDVAPKGADEFTCGSCFMVMHRSMIAIDNGDGFPICKDCA
- a CDS encoding DUF3093 domain-containing protein, whose translation is MSGNENKQNPVAPGADVGRGSTIAYSEKLWVPWWYWVIGAVGAFVCTAQIGFNRSPIWLFVGGIICYAVGIWILLAMSKTRVSVEVDPTGERWLHAGSAVLPASVVEKSLVVPKSAQRNALGRQLDPAAFLVTHTWIPAMVLLVLDDPDDPTPYWLVSTRNPEKLLETFLP
- the dut gene encoding dUTP diphosphatase — translated: MSGYEPVKVKKLVDDAVIPQRAHHDDAGVDLSAIEPVTLRPGRRALVGTGIAIALPAGTVGLVHPRSGLAFKKGLSIVNAPGTVDAGYRGEIKVCLINLDPEEDIVIAKGDRIAQLVVQKVELTPFEEVDSLDETERGEGGHGSTGVDSPL
- a CDS encoding DUF3710 domain-containing protein; this translates as MWPFGKKSEGSAKDAAEVASDNQNPVAQSAVLQESDATAEMKQAPGTTDSMYSLETVPGAEDAEMPRLTKSGGGPFDVEDAHPDQYDFSDFAKARLNLGSVLLPIPHEGDIQVEMGPQGPTMLHVATQFGRVTPVAFAAPTSGGLWESSAQEIREGLEKDGLEADVERGPWGTEVIGRTGDMEMRIIGADGYRWMLRMTASGPAEHAQALAHVARGILARSFVSRGEDPMPAGQALPVTLPSAMAEQIRAAYQQQTAAAQNPGEVPGAQGINPDGSTN
- a CDS encoding class I SAM-dependent RNA methyltransferase, encoding MIIEARVDRPAAGGEFIALYDGRIVLIKGGIPGETVRIRIANPDAKLWRGDVVEVLEASAGRVEQPCAAAKAGAGCCDWGFISPVFASDIKGEIVLDCLRRLGRFDSDSLPEIAVRALAPAEHWRTRVRLGVDHLGRAGIRKAASQELVIGRDCAQADERLLEGLDRPGSVLLEQSAGKSRRHRKPGELHVAIDTEGHRSAVHVQGNGRHRRQRVIEGGASLKENIHGITFDIPTTGFWQAHRAAPAYYTDRVAELLAPFEPRIGWDLYGGSGVLAAGLLTAMGYPENSEVSVVSVENYAASSAAGRKAFAGYPVEFVTGEVAGAARKLAAEAKAEHCSVDVVVLDPPRSGAGNEAVAAIASASPKAVVHIGCDPATFARDARFWADAGYRMTRLEAVDAFPLTHHVETISLWERKV